Proteins found in one Pelmatolapia mariae isolate MD_Pm_ZW linkage group LG7, Pm_UMD_F_2, whole genome shotgun sequence genomic segment:
- the LOC134632153 gene encoding uncharacterized protein LOC134632153 isoform X1 produces the protein MDSAISHHNKLQTAHTSQDNDPKHTAKVIRNYLQCKEEQEVLEVMVRPPQSSDLNIIECVWDYMKRQKGLRKPVSTENLWLVLQDLWNNRPAEFLQNATLRTRCLNLLGFQQFMEDSEMTSDLMDEGKELNRQESHLLGEETTVKREVQRSCSSLDILLKIED, from the exons ATGGACTCGGCCATCTCCCACCACAACAAGCTGCAGACTGCTCACACCTCT caggacaacgaccccaaacacacagccaaagtCATTAGGAACTATCTTCAgtgtaaagaagaacaagaagtactggaagtgatggtaCGGCCCCCACAGAGCTCTGATCTTAACATCATCGAAtgtgtctgggattacatgaagagacagaaggggTTGAGGAAGCCTGTatccacagaaaatctgtggttagttctccaagatcttTGGAACAACCGACCAGCTGAGTTCCTTCAAAATGCGAC TTTAAGGACCCGCTGCCTTAATCTTCTGGGCTTCCAGCAGTTTATGGAAGACAGTgaaatgacctctgacctgatgGACGAGGGAAAGGAGCTGAACCGCCAGG AAAGTCATCTGCTGGGAGAAGAAACAACAGTGAAACGGGAAGTACAAAGAAGCTGCTCATCACTGGATATTCTGCTTAAGATTGAAGATTGA
- the LOC134632153 gene encoding uncharacterized protein LOC134632153 isoform X5, producing the protein MDSAISHHNKLQTAHTSQDNDPKHTAKVIRNYLQCKEEQEVLEVMVRPPQSSDLNIIECVWDYMKRQKGLRKPVSTENLWLVLQDLWNNRPAEFLQNATLRTRCLNLLGFQQFMEDSEMTSDLMDEGKELNRQGQ; encoded by the exons ATGGACTCGGCCATCTCCCACCACAACAAGCTGCAGACTGCTCACACCTCT caggacaacgaccccaaacacacagccaaagtCATTAGGAACTATCTTCAgtgtaaagaagaacaagaagtactggaagtgatggtaCGGCCCCCACAGAGCTCTGATCTTAACATCATCGAAtgtgtctgggattacatgaagagacagaaggggTTGAGGAAGCCTGTatccacagaaaatctgtggttagttctccaagatcttTGGAACAACCGACCAGCTGAGTTCCTTCAAAATGCGAC TTTAAGGACCCGCTGCCTTAATCTTCTGGGCTTCCAGCAGTTTATGGAAGACAGTgaaatgacctctgacctgatgGACGAGGGAAAGGAGCTGAACCGCCAGG GTCAGTAA
- the LOC134632153 gene encoding uncharacterized protein LOC134632153 isoform X4 produces the protein MDSAISHHNKLQTAHTSQDNDPKHTAKVIRNYLQCKEEQEVLEVMVRPPQSSDLNIIECVWDYMKRQKGLRKPVSTENLWLVLQDLWNNRPAEFLQNATLRTRCLNLLGFQQFMEDSEMTSDLMDEGKELNRQAGQ, from the exons ATGGACTCGGCCATCTCCCACCACAACAAGCTGCAGACTGCTCACACCTCT caggacaacgaccccaaacacacagccaaagtCATTAGGAACTATCTTCAgtgtaaagaagaacaagaagtactggaagtgatggtaCGGCCCCCACAGAGCTCTGATCTTAACATCATCGAAtgtgtctgggattacatgaagagacagaaggggTTGAGGAAGCCTGTatccacagaaaatctgtggttagttctccaagatcttTGGAACAACCGACCAGCTGAGTTCCTTCAAAATGCGAC TTTAAGGACCCGCTGCCTTAATCTTCTGGGCTTCCAGCAGTTTATGGAAGACAGTgaaatgacctctgacctgatgGACGAGGGAAAGGAGCTGAACCGCCAGG CAGGTCAGTAA
- the LOC134632153 gene encoding uncharacterized protein LOC134632153 isoform X3 encodes MDSAISHHNKLQTAHTSQDNDPKHTAKVIRNYLQCKEEQEVLEVMVRPPQSSDLNIIECVWDYMKRQKGLRKPVSTENLWLVLQDLWNNRPAEFLQNATLRTRCLNLLGFQQFMEDSEMTSDLMDEGKELNRQDLRYDCTMLLL; translated from the exons ATGGACTCGGCCATCTCCCACCACAACAAGCTGCAGACTGCTCACACCTCT caggacaacgaccccaaacacacagccaaagtCATTAGGAACTATCTTCAgtgtaaagaagaacaagaagtactggaagtgatggtaCGGCCCCCACAGAGCTCTGATCTTAACATCATCGAAtgtgtctgggattacatgaagagacagaaggggTTGAGGAAGCCTGTatccacagaaaatctgtggttagttctccaagatcttTGGAACAACCGACCAGCTGAGTTCCTTCAAAATGCGAC TTTAAGGACCCGCTGCCTTAATCTTCTGGGCTTCCAGCAGTTTATGGAAGACAGTgaaatgacctctgacctgatgGACGAGGGAAAGGAGCTGAACCGCCAGG
- the LOC134632153 gene encoding G-protein coupled receptor-associated protein LMBRD2B-like isoform X2, whose translation MDSAISHHNKLQTAHTSQDNDPKHTAKVIRNYLQCKEEQEVLEVMVRPPQSSDLNIIECVWDYMKRQKGLRKPVSTENLCLRTRCLNLLGFQQFMEDSEMTSDLMDEGKELNRQESHLLGEETTVKREVQRSCSSLDILLKIED comes from the exons ATGGACTCGGCCATCTCCCACCACAACAAGCTGCAGACTGCTCACACCTCT caggacaacgaccccaaacacacagccaaagtCATTAGGAACTATCTTCAgtgtaaagaagaacaagaagtactggaagtgatggtaCGGCCCCCACAGAGCTCTGATCTTAACATCATCGAAtgtgtctgggattacatgaagagacagaaggggTTGAGGAAGCCTGTatccacagaaaatctgtg TTTAAGGACCCGCTGCCTTAATCTTCTGGGCTTCCAGCAGTTTATGGAAGACAGTgaaatgacctctgacctgatgGACGAGGGAAAGGAGCTGAACCGCCAGG AAAGTCATCTGCTGGGAGAAGAAACAACAGTGAAACGGGAAGTACAAAGAAGCTGCTCATCACTGGATATTCTGCTTAAGATTGAAGATTGA